In Synechococcus sp. HK05, one DNA window encodes the following:
- the rfbF gene encoding glucose-1-phosphate cytidylyltransferase yields MKAVILAGGLGTRISEETGSRPKPMIEIGGMPILWHILKIYSHFGIKDFIICCGYKGYVIKEYFANYFLHSSDVTFDMTDNTMKVHSRKAEPWKVTLVDTGEATLTGGRLRRVREHLDDEAFCFTYGDGVADVNISALTAFHKAEGRKATLTAVQPPGRFGSLAFERGRVLSFEEKPQGDGNWINGGFFVLEPSVIDLVDGDQCTWEQQPLQTLAESGELSAYHHEGFWQPMDTLRDKTLLEDLWKRNQAPWKFWG; encoded by the coding sequence ATGAAGGCAGTAATTCTTGCCGGAGGCCTGGGAACTCGCATTTCCGAGGAGACAGGTAGTCGTCCAAAGCCAATGATCGAAATAGGCGGAATGCCAATTCTTTGGCACATCCTCAAGATCTATAGCCACTTCGGCATTAAAGATTTCATTATCTGCTGTGGCTACAAAGGGTACGTGATCAAGGAATACTTTGCCAACTATTTTCTACACTCTAGCGATGTAACTTTTGACATGACCGATAATACTATGAAAGTGCATAGTCGCAAAGCCGAACCCTGGAAGGTAACGCTCGTGGATACTGGCGAAGCAACCCTCACCGGGGGACGCTTGCGAAGAGTACGCGAACATCTTGATGATGAAGCCTTCTGCTTCACGTACGGCGATGGCGTTGCCGACGTTAATATTTCTGCTCTAACCGCTTTTCATAAAGCCGAAGGTCGCAAGGCCACCCTGACGGCCGTCCAGCCTCCCGGACGTTTCGGCTCACTCGCTTTTGAGCGCGGTCGGGTTTTGTCATTCGAAGAGAAGCCACAAGGCGATGGCAACTGGATCAATGGTGGTTTTTTTGTCTTAGAGCCTTCAGTGATTGATCTTGTAGATGGTGATCAATGCACCTGGGAGCAGCAACCACTTCAAACCTTGGCTGAGAGTGGTGAACTTTCCGCATACCATCACGAAGGATTCTGGCAGCCTATGGATACGCTGAGGGATAAAACACTGCTAGAGGATCTCTGGAAGCGAAATCAGGCTCCTTGGAAATTCTGGGGCTGA
- the rfbG gene encoding CDP-glucose 4,6-dehydratase, with protein sequence MTSIQSFSHSDRQFWHSQKVLLTGHTGFKGSWLAFWLKELGAQVTGVALEQEGRPNLFDQLQLKRLIDHRVGDIRDPDLLKAIVNETQPTVVFHLAAQPLVRHSYEEPVATWSTNVMGTIHLLEALRLLDQPCSTVLITTDKVYRNNEWVYGYRENDPLGGHDPYSSSKAAAEIAIASWRSSFCGTAPHQTPHLRVASARAGNVIGGGDWAQDRIVPDAMRALSRGEAIVVRNPRATRPWQHVLEPLGGYLQLAEYLSTSAEYSSAFNFGPHLEANRPVRELVEEALRHWPGAWHDQSDPHALHEASRLNLVIDKAHHQLGWAPRWDFATTVERTINWYRRVQDGQASALECCRDDLAAFLTPSPA encoded by the coding sequence ATGACGAGCATACAGTCGTTTTCTCATTCCGATCGCCAGTTTTGGCACAGCCAAAAAGTGTTGCTGACGGGTCATACAGGCTTCAAAGGGAGCTGGCTAGCTTTCTGGCTCAAGGAGCTGGGTGCTCAAGTCACCGGGGTAGCGTTGGAACAAGAAGGGCGCCCCAACCTCTTCGATCAGCTCCAGCTGAAGCGGCTGATTGACCATCGCGTAGGAGATATTCGAGATCCTGATTTACTGAAAGCGATTGTGAATGAAACACAACCCACCGTTGTGTTTCACCTTGCCGCGCAACCATTGGTTCGGCATAGCTACGAAGAGCCGGTGGCCACCTGGAGCACGAACGTGATGGGGACCATTCATCTGCTTGAGGCTCTCCGGCTACTCGATCAGCCCTGCAGCACGGTGCTAATCACCACAGACAAGGTGTATCGAAACAACGAGTGGGTCTATGGCTACCGCGAGAACGACCCCCTCGGTGGGCATGATCCCTACAGCAGCAGCAAGGCGGCCGCGGAGATCGCCATCGCCAGCTGGCGCTCCAGTTTTTGCGGCACGGCTCCCCATCAAACGCCGCATCTACGCGTTGCCAGCGCGCGTGCCGGAAACGTAATCGGTGGTGGCGATTGGGCCCAAGATCGAATCGTTCCTGATGCGATGCGTGCCCTCAGCCGAGGCGAAGCCATTGTGGTTCGCAACCCGAGAGCCACTCGCCCCTGGCAACACGTTCTGGAACCTCTCGGGGGCTATCTACAGCTGGCCGAGTACTTGTCCACATCCGCAGAGTACTCTAGTGCATTCAATTTCGGTCCGCACCTCGAGGCGAACCGCCCAGTACGTGAGCTGGTTGAAGAGGCACTGCGCCACTGGCCCGGAGCTTGGCACGACCAGAGTGATCCCCATGCCTTGCATGAGGCCAGTCGTCTAAATTTGGTGATCGACAAAGCCCATCACCAATTAGGATGGGCTCCCCGTTGGGACTTTGCGACAACGGTAGAGCGCACCATTAACTGGTACCGACGCGTTCAGGACGGGCAGGCTTCTGCCCTTGAATGCTGCCGGGACGATCTGGCTGCTTTCCTCACCCCCTCTCCTGCGTGA
- the rfbH gene encoding lipopolysaccharide biosynthesis protein RfbH, with amino-acid sequence MTSLTELKSQILSLTRDYARQAHAAYRPAADPTRSPWTQGSPIPYAGRVFTETEVEAAVSATLDFWLTLGSEGAAMEQELAAFLGIRHSLLVNSGSSANLVAISALTSAKLPEERRIKPGDEVITVAAGFPTTVAPIVQVGAVPVFIDADPITGNARCDQLEAAYIAGKTKAVMMAHALGNPFDLSATLAFCQKYNLWLVEDNCDALGCSYSMPRPLAESLGFNENSPGLDDGPDRVVRWTGTWGDISTQSFYPPHHLTMGEGGAVNIVRDQKLKVIAESFRDWGRDCWCPSGIDNTCNKRFGWQLGELPEGYDHKYTYSHLGFNLKPLDPQAAIGRVQLRRLPEFIEARKQNWETLRRGLSAQEDVLEFALPTHATHWDPEQGFCWDSSGCRTDCSWFGFKIAVKPGAAFSRTQLAQELDRNLIGNRMLFGGNLLRQPAFVQLLHDNSAALRVVGEMEGSDEIMKNTLFLGTYPGLTQAMLTKEVETIQTFAHSFCTTGKPVF; translated from the coding sequence GTGACATCCCTCACAGAGCTCAAAAGCCAGATCCTCAGCCTCACCCGCGATTATGCCCGACAGGCCCATGCGGCCTACCGCCCGGCTGCGGATCCGACTCGTTCCCCGTGGACCCAAGGGAGCCCGATTCCTTACGCCGGGCGTGTGTTCACGGAGACCGAGGTGGAGGCAGCCGTATCCGCCACTCTCGATTTCTGGCTCACACTGGGCTCAGAAGGCGCCGCCATGGAGCAGGAGCTGGCCGCCTTCTTGGGCATTCGCCACTCTCTGCTTGTTAATTCAGGTTCCAGCGCGAACCTGGTAGCAATCTCGGCACTCACCTCGGCCAAGCTGCCAGAAGAACGCCGGATCAAGCCCGGTGATGAAGTGATCACGGTTGCGGCGGGCTTTCCCACAACGGTGGCCCCGATCGTGCAGGTGGGTGCCGTGCCTGTATTCATTGATGCTGATCCAATAACCGGCAATGCGCGCTGCGATCAGCTAGAGGCGGCCTACATCGCAGGTAAAACCAAGGCCGTGATGATGGCCCACGCCTTGGGCAACCCCTTCGATCTGTCTGCCACCCTGGCCTTCTGCCAGAAGTACAACCTCTGGTTGGTGGAGGACAACTGCGACGCCCTTGGTTGCAGCTACTCGATGCCACGGCCGCTGGCCGAGAGCCTGGGCTTCAACGAAAACAGCCCTGGCCTTGATGATGGGCCGGATCGTGTTGTTCGCTGGACGGGGACCTGGGGCGACATCAGCACCCAGAGCTTCTACCCGCCGCACCACCTCACCATGGGTGAGGGCGGCGCAGTGAACATCGTGCGCGATCAGAAACTCAAGGTAATCGCCGAGAGCTTTCGCGACTGGGGCCGGGACTGCTGGTGCCCTAGTGGCATCGACAACACCTGCAATAAGCGCTTCGGCTGGCAGCTGGGAGAGTTGCCTGAGGGATACGACCACAAGTACACCTACAGTCACTTGGGCTTCAATCTCAAGCCGCTGGATCCTCAGGCGGCTATCGGCCGGGTGCAGTTGCGGCGCTTACCAGAGTTCATTGAGGCCCGCAAGCAGAACTGGGAGACGTTGCGCCGGGGCCTGTCGGCTCAGGAGGACGTCTTGGAATTCGCCCTGCCCACCCATGCAACCCACTGGGATCCGGAACAGGGCTTCTGCTGGGATAGCAGCGGTTGCCGCACCGATTGCTCCTGGTTTGGCTTCAAGATCGCCGTGAAACCAGGGGCGGCTTTCAGCCGTACGCAGCTGGCTCAAGAATTGGATCGCAACCTCATTGGCAACCGCATGCTTTTCGGCGGTAACCTGTTACGCCAACCAGCCTTTGTGCAGCTGCTCCATGATAATTCAGCAGCCTTACGAGTGGTAGGGGAGATGGAGGGCTCTGACGAAATTATGAAAAATACGCTTTTTCTTGGAACTTATCCGGGGTTGACGCAGGCAATGCTGACCAAGGAAGTGGAAACGATACAGACCTTCGCCCACAGCTTTTGCACGACTGGTAAACCTGTCTTTTAA
- a CDS encoding FkbM family methyltransferase, producing MIDEKLLIFGAGSHARKLADSLRRRGDNVLGFVTTHQSALKELEGLPVFTWETVPHYLRGQCPIACGIFNRSDAYDQLAKTIRANGFSRILWPWDYYPYLHHDLGWCYWLDPNPRPPSAWRQDSDYQEIVSNLADSESRKTLDRILAFRSGSDLEFASYTSHETQYFNPLTLGALNPGKPVSFLDVGAYNGDTLESLIQYAEVTKAVLIEPDPDNLNLLSLNLDRLTRLHQGLNPYVLPVGAGAEHCSLSLSGEGEATTVSINGDTDSRTTRFATITPIDSIMPAECFDFIKVDVEGHDLQALRGMRELLHRSHAVLAISLYHRPLDVVHLPLAVIDLLDGIPYEYFIRQHMHNSFDTVFYAIPGRVKR from the coding sequence ATGATCGACGAGAAGCTGCTGATCTTTGGGGCCGGCTCACATGCACGCAAGCTGGCTGACTCCCTCCGTCGCAGAGGGGATAATGTGCTTGGTTTCGTTACTACTCACCAATCCGCCCTCAAAGAATTAGAAGGGCTTCCCGTGTTCACCTGGGAAACTGTGCCACATTACCTACGAGGTCAGTGCCCGATTGCCTGCGGCATCTTTAATCGGTCTGATGCCTATGACCAACTTGCTAAGACAATCCGGGCCAACGGCTTTAGCCGCATTCTCTGGCCTTGGGATTACTATCCTTACCTACACCACGATCTGGGCTGGTGTTACTGGCTCGATCCAAATCCCAGGCCGCCTTCTGCCTGGCGACAAGATTCAGATTACCAAGAAATTGTATCCAACCTGGCAGATTCTGAGAGCAGGAAAACACTCGACCGCATCCTGGCCTTCCGTTCGGGTAGCGATCTTGAATTCGCCTCATACACAAGCCACGAGACTCAATACTTCAATCCCCTTACGCTAGGCGCTCTGAATCCAGGAAAGCCAGTCTCTTTTCTCGATGTGGGCGCTTATAATGGCGATACACTCGAGTCGCTGATCCAATATGCTGAAGTTACCAAAGCAGTACTGATTGAACCTGACCCAGACAACTTGAATCTACTCAGCCTAAATCTGGATCGCCTGACTCGTCTTCATCAAGGCTTAAACCCTTATGTATTACCGGTTGGGGCGGGCGCTGAACATTGCTCGCTGAGCCTGTCTGGAGAGGGAGAGGCCACAACGGTCAGCATCAATGGTGACACCGACAGCAGAACAACCCGCTTCGCCACAATCACACCGATCGACAGCATCATGCCTGCTGAGTGTTTTGATTTTATCAAGGTCGATGTTGAAGGACACGATCTACAAGCCTTGCGAGGCATGCGAGAACTCTTGCACAGATCTCATGCTGTCCTCGCTATCTCTCTTTACCACCGCCCCTTAGATGTCGTGCATTTACCGCTGGCTGTGATCGATCTTCTAGATGGCATTCCCTATGAATATTTTATACGCCAGCACATGCATAACTCCTTCGATACTGTATTTTATGCGATTCCAGGAAGAGTGAAGCGATGA
- a CDS encoding thiamine pyrophosphate-binding protein yields the protein MKVSDYVAQRLSLLGIRRCFSVTGGGAMHLNDSFGEANGIACTYLHHEQACAIAAEGYARITGKPAVVNVTSGPGAINALNGVFGAFTDSIPMIIVSGQVKTETLLERVGTLPLRQLGDQEARSEAYIPAFVKSFQSLRTAEECIAAIDRAIRLTSSGRPGPCWIEIPVDIQGSRSALLKDNLQQPLLHTAPQDHVSTVSEKDLADFTHLLRQSKRPLLLLGTGVRLSGAQKEVLQFAESLQLPIVTAWTHDIIDNNHELFIGRPGTIGTRPGNFAVQTCDLLIVLGSRLNIRQVSYNWAAFASHASVVMVDIDEAELKKPYLDITLSIQADIRHFITAAQAYLATSSPNIASEQSLGQRRQWVSRLRTVALDHAATAADYRQPPLGSGINPYHFIFALARHLKGHERIICGDATACIVPFQILPLRDKQRMFSNSGCASMGYDLPAGIGAALAAQDTGERGSTVVLAGDGSLMMNIQELQTLAASNLDLLLFILDNNGYLSIKQTQSNFFGREHGASPASGVTFPDFARVAEAFGLPVTLLNDYGEIENTLTNILHETSGPRVCVVKLYEEQEFEPRLKSKIVDGVIHTPELDDMFPHLPIEKLDSIRAYLLR from the coding sequence ATGAAAGTATCTGACTACGTTGCTCAGCGGCTGTCATTGCTTGGCATTAGAAGGTGTTTTTCAGTGACGGGTGGAGGTGCGATGCATCTCAATGACAGTTTTGGCGAAGCCAACGGGATTGCCTGCACCTATCTACACCATGAGCAAGCCTGCGCTATTGCAGCAGAGGGTTATGCACGTATTACAGGAAAACCGGCCGTTGTGAATGTCACCTCGGGGCCCGGAGCAATTAACGCACTCAATGGTGTTTTTGGCGCTTTCACAGACTCGATTCCGATGATTATAGTTTCAGGCCAAGTAAAAACCGAAACTCTACTCGAAAGAGTTGGCACTCTTCCGCTGCGTCAACTCGGAGACCAGGAGGCCCGATCCGAAGCTTACATCCCAGCTTTTGTAAAATCATTTCAATCTCTCCGCACTGCCGAGGAATGCATTGCGGCAATTGATCGTGCAATCCGATTGACCTCAAGCGGACGACCTGGTCCATGTTGGATTGAGATCCCCGTGGACATTCAGGGAAGCCGCTCTGCGTTGCTAAAGGACAACCTTCAGCAGCCCTTGCTCCATACAGCCCCGCAAGACCATGTCTCCACAGTTTCCGAAAAAGATCTGGCTGACTTCACCCACTTGCTGAGGCAGTCAAAGCGTCCCTTACTACTTCTGGGGACCGGTGTACGCCTTTCGGGAGCACAAAAAGAAGTACTGCAGTTCGCCGAATCTCTTCAGCTTCCCATCGTCACTGCTTGGACCCATGACATCATTGATAATAACCACGAACTATTCATTGGCCGCCCTGGCACCATCGGGACGCGACCCGGCAACTTTGCAGTTCAGACTTGCGATCTGTTGATTGTTCTTGGCTCTCGCCTAAATATCCGTCAAGTAAGCTATAACTGGGCAGCATTTGCCAGTCACGCATCTGTTGTTATGGTTGATATCGATGAAGCCGAACTTAAAAAGCCTTACCTAGATATCACATTGTCTATCCAAGCTGATATAAGGCATTTCATCACAGCAGCACAAGCATATCTGGCGACTTCATCACCCAACATCGCTTCTGAACAATCCTTAGGGCAGCGCCGCCAATGGGTTTCAAGGTTGCGCACAGTTGCTCTTGATCATGCTGCAACCGCAGCGGACTATCGGCAGCCTCCGTTGGGGAGCGGCATCAACCCATACCATTTCATTTTTGCGCTGGCACGTCATCTGAAGGGTCATGAACGCATCATCTGTGGGGACGCGACGGCCTGCATTGTTCCTTTTCAGATCCTTCCGCTACGTGACAAGCAGCGCATGTTCAGCAATAGTGGGTGCGCTTCTATGGGCTACGACCTTCCTGCTGGGATCGGAGCTGCCTTGGCGGCTCAGGATACTGGTGAGAGAGGATCTACAGTTGTGTTGGCAGGTGATGGCTCGTTGATGATGAATATCCAGGAACTGCAGACTCTGGCTGCTTCCAACCTTGATCTGCTGCTTTTTATTCTGGATAACAATGGTTATCTTTCGATTAAGCAGACCCAGTCCAACTTCTTTGGGCGTGAGCATGGGGCCTCGCCTGCCTCTGGTGTTACATTTCCCGACTTTGCCCGTGTGGCCGAAGCTTTCGGTCTGCCAGTTACCTTGCTAAACGATTACGGTGAGATTGAAAATACCCTGACGAATATATTACACGAGACGAGTGGTCCCCGTGTGTGCGTGGTCAAGCTCTATGAAGAACAAGAATTCGAACCACGCTTAAAGTCTAAAATTGTTGACGGTGTTATCCATACCCCCGAACTCGATGATATGTTTCCACATCTGCCTATCGAAAAGCTAGACTCAATACGCGCTTATCTACTCAGGTAG
- a CDS encoding N-acetylneuraminate synthase family protein produces the protein MISPSDRFIFENLFVLELANNHWGNLDRGLKIIRDFATVARVNSVRTAIKLQFRDVDSFVHPTFKGYSESRYIKKTEATKLSIDEFKALIDEVVKCGCVPMATPFDEASVDLCDTFNLPIIKIASSDIATWPLLERVAKLRKPVIISTGGAFDKTIDECVRFFENRSIPLAINHCVSLYPSQDCELELNQIDYLRERFPTHVIGFSTHEMTDWQSSMLISYAKGARTWERHIDIDHDGVPVSPYCSLPHQIDSWFRAYHKAVEMCGGPSNGRRNITEKERRYLDELVRGIYARRDLPAGYVFNSETFDEDFYLAIPLHKGQLSCREVINGEKLVKAIFTDDMLLVDHIDGPYNENPVLRQFILDRGIQV, from the coding sequence GTGATCTCCCCCTCTGACCGTTTCATCTTTGAAAATCTCTTCGTATTAGAGCTTGCAAACAACCACTGGGGAAACCTAGACCGAGGTCTAAAGATTATTCGTGACTTTGCAACGGTTGCTCGTGTGAATTCGGTTCGCACGGCAATCAAACTACAGTTCCGTGACGTGGACAGTTTTGTACACCCGACTTTCAAGGGATATTCCGAGTCTCGATATATTAAGAAGACAGAGGCAACTAAGTTGTCCATCGATGAGTTCAAGGCCCTAATCGATGAAGTTGTGAAATGTGGCTGCGTTCCCATGGCAACTCCTTTTGACGAAGCTTCTGTTGATCTATGCGATACGTTTAATCTTCCCATTATCAAGATTGCCAGCTCAGACATCGCTACATGGCCCTTGCTTGAGCGTGTGGCGAAGCTTCGTAAGCCTGTAATCATCTCTACAGGGGGTGCTTTTGATAAAACTATTGATGAATGCGTTCGCTTCTTCGAGAATCGCAGTATACCTTTAGCGATTAATCACTGTGTCTCTCTTTACCCATCGCAGGACTGTGAGCTGGAGCTCAATCAGATCGATTACCTTCGTGAGCGCTTCCCTACTCATGTAATCGGCTTTTCTACCCATGAAATGACGGACTGGCAAAGCTCAATGCTGATCAGCTATGCCAAAGGCGCACGTACCTGGGAGCGCCATATTGATATTGATCATGATGGTGTCCCCGTAAGTCCTTACTGTTCTCTGCCACATCAAATTGATAGTTGGTTCAGAGCTTATCACAAGGCCGTTGAAATGTGTGGCGGCCCAAGTAATGGAAGGCGGAACATCACGGAGAAAGAGCGCCGCTACCTTGATGAACTAGTTCGTGGGATTTATGCCCGCCGCGACTTACCTGCGGGGTATGTATTCAACTCGGAGACTTTCGATGAAGACTTCTACCTAGCGATCCCATTGCACAAAGGACAACTTTCCTGCCGAGAAGTGATTAATGGGGAGAAGTTAGTTAAGGCAATTTTCACGGATGACATGCTTCTAGTGGACCATATTGACGGCCCCTACAACGAAAACCCCGTGTTGCGCCAGTTTATCCTCGACCGAGGCATTCAAGTCTAG
- a CDS encoding NAD(P)-dependent oxidoreductase, translating into MNILLTGGTGFFGKALVPWLLSMFSATGSTITILSRNPESFLRRNPQFYKHQSLRIHEGDILHIDSLPQSDSFSHIIHAATDSTFGPSLTPRERFDQIVIGTRNLLDFSVSNRAQRFLYVSSGAIYGPQPEGLQGFPEDWIGSPVISNPANAYGVGKLAAEHLCHIYRSMYELEVVIARCFAFVGRDLPLDVHFAIGNFIRDALFEKAIRVFGDGSAVRSYLDQDDLAHWLTTILTDGRNGEAYNVGSDEAVSIRELANLVRDLVAPEKPVIIEGDIRLSSTRNRYVPDISKARKELFLNVGVPLSQAILNTAAAHIQHEC; encoded by the coding sequence ATGAATATTTTGCTGACGGGTGGGACTGGTTTTTTTGGGAAGGCGCTGGTCCCCTGGCTTTTGTCCATGTTCTCCGCTACAGGATCAACGATCACAATTTTAAGCAGGAATCCCGAGTCTTTTCTGAGGCGAAATCCTCAATTCTATAAACACCAAAGTCTACGGATCCACGAAGGCGACATTCTACATATTGATTCTTTACCTCAATCTGATTCTTTCTCCCATATTATTCACGCCGCGACCGATTCTACATTTGGCCCATCACTTACGCCGCGAGAGCGTTTTGATCAGATCGTCATCGGAACTCGTAATTTGCTTGACTTTTCGGTCAGCAATCGAGCCCAACGATTCCTTTATGTAAGTTCTGGGGCAATCTATGGTCCTCAGCCAGAGGGCTTGCAGGGTTTTCCTGAGGATTGGATCGGAAGTCCCGTCATCTCTAATCCCGCCAATGCGTATGGCGTAGGCAAACTAGCTGCGGAGCATCTCTGCCATATTTACCGTTCGATGTATGAACTGGAAGTGGTAATCGCCCGTTGCTTCGCCTTCGTGGGGCGAGACCTCCCGCTTGACGTGCATTTCGCGATCGGTAATTTCATTCGCGATGCTCTCTTTGAAAAAGCGATCAGAGTATTTGGCGATGGTTCGGCAGTCCGAAGCTACCTTGATCAGGATGATCTAGCTCATTGGCTTACAACCATACTCACGGATGGTCGCAACGGTGAAGCCTACAATGTTGGATCCGATGAAGCAGTAAGCATTCGCGAATTGGCCAATCTCGTGCGTGACCTTGTGGCTCCAGAAAAACCAGTTATCATCGAAGGGGATATTCGTCTCTCCAGCACCCGGAATCGTTACGTGCCAGACATCAGCAAGGCACGTAAGGAGCTTTTCCTTAATGTGGGTGTTCCTCTTTCCCAGGCGATCCTCAACACTGCTGCTGCTCACATCCAACACGAATGCTGA
- a CDS encoding HAD family hydrolase: MPISATPLKNRQTAVLFDLDGTLVNSSAGILASLDYAFRANGTSPIAALTDLMVGPPLHEIVESLCPEILPSGIDMIIESFKAHYDSIGYLQTTPYDGINQMLNRLLDAGIILAIVTNKRAHPTELILDQLGWNDCFSYVYCPDSFQPTPSHRKSGLLRKIMHDNGINPPDCVYVGDRKEDWHSARANNIRFGWVEWGYCIQKPDFDDNSFVLTVPDEEIILDAIWNAPELRRESLDGGGKLNQ; encoded by the coding sequence ATGCCAATATCCGCCACCCCATTGAAAAACAGGCAAACTGCAGTGCTCTTTGATCTGGATGGTACGTTAGTGAATTCATCAGCAGGAATTCTGGCTAGTCTTGATTATGCGTTCCGAGCGAATGGGACGTCACCAATAGCTGCACTCACAGATCTCATGGTTGGTCCGCCGCTGCATGAGATCGTCGAGTCCTTATGTCCAGAGATATTACCGTCAGGAATAGACATGATTATTGAGTCGTTCAAAGCTCATTACGACTCCATCGGTTACTTACAAACGACACCGTACGACGGGATAAATCAAATGCTAAATCGGCTCTTAGATGCGGGAATAATACTGGCTATTGTCACCAACAAACGTGCTCATCCAACAGAGCTAATTTTAGATCAGCTAGGATGGAACGACTGCTTTTCATACGTGTACTGTCCAGACTCTTTTCAGCCCACCCCTTCGCACAGAAAATCTGGATTGCTCCGGAAGATTATGCACGATAATGGGATTAACCCGCCAGATTGTGTCTACGTCGGAGACCGCAAGGAAGACTGGCATTCGGCCCGCGCAAATAACATACGTTTTGGATGGGTGGAATGGGGATACTGCATACAGAAGCCTGATTTTGATGATAATTCCTTCGTGCTTACAGTACCTGATGAGGAGATCATCCTCGACGCCATATGGAACGCTCCCGAACTCCGAAGAGAATCACTTGATGGAGGTGGCAAGCTCAATCAATAA
- a CDS encoding IS3 family transposase: MSKRRTHSPEFKARVAMEAISGPKTIQEIAADHAIHPIQVSQWKRQLLDGASELFTRGKKSKDKEEGQAKQAELFQQIGKLQMELEWLKTNLSCSDARELRKLVDHEHPTISVSRQCALLGLPRSTLYYRPMPLRASTLRIMASIDAIYLEDPCRGSRRIVDYLAREGIPITRDRVRNLMRRLGLRAIYQKPRNTVPGNPSERFPCLVDVSTFMAVDQVCATDITYIPLQKGFLYLLAIVDLFSRNVLIWKLSTSLDTEFCLDAPEMALAWDRKPEIFHSDQGCQFTSGDFVARLQAEEIKFSRSGRIRCYENILVERLWRTVKYEEVYLHAYSDGWHAEISLARFLWRYCHVRPHSALGGRTPHEVYTEAQSCSSCPGLTFSGAGTVQ; encoded by the coding sequence ATGAGCAAGCGCCGCACCCACAGCCCCGAGTTCAAGGCCCGTGTCGCCATGGAGGCGATCAGTGGCCCCAAAACGATCCAAGAGATCGCCGCCGACCACGCCATCCACCCAATTCAGGTGAGTCAGTGGAAGCGTCAGCTGCTGGACGGTGCCAGCGAACTGTTCACCAGGGGCAAGAAGAGTAAGGACAAGGAGGAAGGGCAGGCCAAGCAGGCAGAGCTGTTCCAGCAGATCGGCAAGCTGCAGATGGAGCTGGAGTGGCTCAAAACAAATCTCAGCTGCTCTGATGCCCGTGAACTGCGCAAGCTGGTCGATCACGAGCACCCCACGATCAGCGTCAGCCGCCAATGTGCGCTTCTGGGCCTACCCAGATCCACGCTGTATTACAGGCCCATGCCGTTGCGGGCATCGACACTACGGATCATGGCCAGTATCGACGCTATATACCTGGAGGATCCCTGCAGGGGTAGTCGCCGGATAGTGGACTACCTGGCCAGAGAAGGAATCCCGATCACTCGTGACCGGGTGCGAAACCTAATGCGCCGCTTGGGTTTACGGGCGATCTACCAGAAGCCCCGAAACACAGTCCCAGGAAATCCATCCGAGCGGTTTCCCTGCCTTGTGGATGTCAGCACGTTCATGGCTGTGGATCAGGTCTGTGCTACCGATATCACCTATATCCCGCTGCAGAAGGGATTCCTCTACCTGCTGGCGATCGTGGATCTGTTCTCCAGAAACGTGCTCATCTGGAAGCTTTCCACCAGCCTTGACACGGAGTTCTGTCTCGATGCCCCGGAGATGGCGTTGGCATGGGATCGCAAACCAGAGATCTTCCATTCCGACCAGGGCTGCCAATTCACCTCTGGCGACTTCGTGGCAAGGCTGCAGGCCGAGGAGATCAAGTTCAGCCGGTCAGGAAGGATACGCTGCTACGAAAACATTCTGGTGGAACGGCTATGGCGCACAGTCAAGTACGAGGAGGTGTACTTGCACGCCTATAGCGATGGTTGGCACGCTGAGATCAGCCTGGCCCGCTTCCTCTGGAGGTACTGCCATGTAAGGCCACACAGCGCTCTGGGAGGCAGAACTCCCCACGAGGTCTACACTGAGGCTCAATCCTGTTCCTCCTGCCCAGGGTTAACGTTTTCAGGGGCCGGAACTGTCCAATAA